One genomic window of Gossypium hirsutum isolate 1008001.06 chromosome D11, Gossypium_hirsutum_v2.1, whole genome shotgun sequence includes the following:
- the LOC107939321 gene encoding probable serine/threonine-protein kinase PBL7 isoform X2, translating to MVDSSNTSATTAMPQKNHSYDDHIHHHFHSNISQRHQHSTTTILPLNSIIIIIISIISLVLILSIFLIIVMLRRLKSVKKHGSCKENSGIHNTSSRFIAPTTIDFNASPDVKGNCLYGGSMRKPASAYRGVQVFTYKELEFATDNFSEANVIGNGGSSVVYKGVLADGTVAAIKRLHRDRKQGERAFRMEVDLLSRLNSPYLVELLGYCADQHHRLLIFEFMPKGTLQHHLHHPSSEYRPLDWGSRLRIALDCARALEFLHEHATPTVIHRDFKCTNVLLDQHLRAKVSDFGLAKMGSDKTSGQISTRVPRTTGYIAPEYASTGKLTTKSDVYSYGVVLLQLLTGRVPLDIKRPPGEQVLVSWALPRLTNRDKVDEMVDPAIQGQYSKKDLIQVAAIAAMCVQPEADYRPLMVDVVQSLIPLAKNFNSVNSPGFLRFHRQSSGLKY from the exons atggtTGATAGCAGCAACACTAGTGCTACTACTGCAATGCCACAAAAAAACCATAGTTATGATGATCACATCCATCACCATTTCCATTCTAATATATCTCAAAGACATCAACATAGCACCACCACCATCCTTCCTTTGAACTCTATCATCATAATCATCATATCCATCATCTCCCTTGTCTTGATTCTCTCCATCTTTCTAATTATAGTAATGCTTCGTAGACTTAAATCTGTCAAGAAACATGGCAGTTGTAAAGAAAATAGTGGCATCCATAATACAAGCAGCAGGTTCATTGCTCCTACTACCATAGACTTCAACGCTAGTCCAG ATGTGAAAGGGAACTGTTTATATGGAGGTAGTATGCGTAAACCTGCAAGTGCATACAGAGGGGTGCAAGTTTTTACTTACAAGGAGCTGGAATTTGCCACTGATAACTTCAGTGAAGCTAATGTGATTGGCAATGGTGGGTCTAGTGTGGTGTACAAAGGAGTCCTTGCTGACGGTACTGTGGCAGCGATCAAGAGGCTTCACCGTGACAGAAAGCAAGGGGAGCGTGCTTTCAGGATGGAG GTGGATCTGCTAAGCCGCTTGAACTCTCCTTACTTAGTGGAGCTATTAGGCTACTGTGCTGACCAACACCATAGGcttctaatatttgaattcatGCCCAAAGGTACTCTGCaacatcatcttcatcatcccaGCAGTGAATATAGGCCATTGGATTGGGGAAGCCGGTTAAGGATAGCCCTTGATTGTGCTAGAGCCCTTGAGTTCCTCCATGAACATGCTACCCCTACTGTTATCCACCGTGACTTTAAGTGCACCAATGTATTACTAGACCAACACCTCCGAGCCAAGGTGTCCGATTTCGGATTGGCCAAAATGGGCTCAGACAAGACCAGCGGTCAGATTTCGACACGCGTTCCCCGGACCACCGGATATATAGCCCCCGA ATATGCTTCAACTGGCAAACTTACCACGAAATCAGATGTCTACAGCTATGGCGTGGTGCTTTTACAGCTTTTAACCGGCCGCGTGCCGCTTGATATCAAGAGACCACCAGGAGAACAAGTCCTTGTTTCATGG GCACTTCCAAGGCTAACTAACAGAGACAAAGTAGATGAAATGGTTGATCCAGCTATACAAGGACAGTATTCGAAAAAGGATCTAATTCAG GTGGCTGCTATTGCTGCAATGTGTGTGCAACCAGAAGCCGATTATCGACCTCTAATGGTCGATGTCGTACAGTCACTGATCCCTTTAGCTAAAAACTTCAATTCCGTTAATTCCCCGGGTTTCTTAAGATTTCATCGTCAAAGCTCCGGTCTGAAGTATTAG
- the LOC107939321 gene encoding probable serine/threonine-protein kinase PBL7 isoform X1: protein MVDSSNTSATTAMPQKNHSYDDHIHHHFHSNISQRHQHSTTTILPLNSIIIIIISIISLVLILSIFLIIVMLRRLKSVKKHGSCKENSGIHNTSSRFIAPTTIDFNASPADVKGNCLYGGSMRKPASAYRGVQVFTYKELEFATDNFSEANVIGNGGSSVVYKGVLADGTVAAIKRLHRDRKQGERAFRMEVDLLSRLNSPYLVELLGYCADQHHRLLIFEFMPKGTLQHHLHHPSSEYRPLDWGSRLRIALDCARALEFLHEHATPTVIHRDFKCTNVLLDQHLRAKVSDFGLAKMGSDKTSGQISTRVPRTTGYIAPEYASTGKLTTKSDVYSYGVVLLQLLTGRVPLDIKRPPGEQVLVSWALPRLTNRDKVDEMVDPAIQGQYSKKDLIQVAAIAAMCVQPEADYRPLMVDVVQSLIPLAKNFNSVNSPGFLRFHRQSSGLKY, encoded by the exons atggtTGATAGCAGCAACACTAGTGCTACTACTGCAATGCCACAAAAAAACCATAGTTATGATGATCACATCCATCACCATTTCCATTCTAATATATCTCAAAGACATCAACATAGCACCACCACCATCCTTCCTTTGAACTCTATCATCATAATCATCATATCCATCATCTCCCTTGTCTTGATTCTCTCCATCTTTCTAATTATAGTAATGCTTCGTAGACTTAAATCTGTCAAGAAACATGGCAGTTGTAAAGAAAATAGTGGCATCCATAATACAAGCAGCAGGTTCATTGCTCCTACTACCATAGACTTCAACGCTAGTCCAG CAGATGTGAAAGGGAACTGTTTATATGGAGGTAGTATGCGTAAACCTGCAAGTGCATACAGAGGGGTGCAAGTTTTTACTTACAAGGAGCTGGAATTTGCCACTGATAACTTCAGTGAAGCTAATGTGATTGGCAATGGTGGGTCTAGTGTGGTGTACAAAGGAGTCCTTGCTGACGGTACTGTGGCAGCGATCAAGAGGCTTCACCGTGACAGAAAGCAAGGGGAGCGTGCTTTCAGGATGGAG GTGGATCTGCTAAGCCGCTTGAACTCTCCTTACTTAGTGGAGCTATTAGGCTACTGTGCTGACCAACACCATAGGcttctaatatttgaattcatGCCCAAAGGTACTCTGCaacatcatcttcatcatcccaGCAGTGAATATAGGCCATTGGATTGGGGAAGCCGGTTAAGGATAGCCCTTGATTGTGCTAGAGCCCTTGAGTTCCTCCATGAACATGCTACCCCTACTGTTATCCACCGTGACTTTAAGTGCACCAATGTATTACTAGACCAACACCTCCGAGCCAAGGTGTCCGATTTCGGATTGGCCAAAATGGGCTCAGACAAGACCAGCGGTCAGATTTCGACACGCGTTCCCCGGACCACCGGATATATAGCCCCCGA ATATGCTTCAACTGGCAAACTTACCACGAAATCAGATGTCTACAGCTATGGCGTGGTGCTTTTACAGCTTTTAACCGGCCGCGTGCCGCTTGATATCAAGAGACCACCAGGAGAACAAGTCCTTGTTTCATGG GCACTTCCAAGGCTAACTAACAGAGACAAAGTAGATGAAATGGTTGATCCAGCTATACAAGGACAGTATTCGAAAAAGGATCTAATTCAG GTGGCTGCTATTGCTGCAATGTGTGTGCAACCAGAAGCCGATTATCGACCTCTAATGGTCGATGTCGTACAGTCACTGATCCCTTTAGCTAAAAACTTCAATTCCGTTAATTCCCCGGGTTTCTTAAGATTTCATCGTCAAAGCTCCGGTCTGAAGTATTAG
- the LOC107939327 gene encoding serine/threonine-protein phosphatase 7 long form homolog, giving the protein MIRTFDLKYDLISVLVERWYPETHIFHLSYGDCTITLEHVALQLRLPIDNSAVTGVNTVSELATLCYDLLGHSPGDGGDKFMSLRYSWLKENFEYLPSTTIEQEMLCTTRAYIMYMIEGVVMPNANNNKVQLMYLPLLSDFYATHLYSWGSIVLATLYRVLFQITKRRAVNIGGCLVLLQSWALYQMPFLELVTHQTYVFPLVNI; this is encoded by the coding sequence ATGATCCGCACGTTTGATTTGAAGTACGACTTGATATCGGTTTTGGTCGAGCGGTGGTACCCAGagacccacatatttcatttgtcATATGGGGATTGCACCATCACTTTGGAACATGTTGCACTGCAACTTAGGCTCCCAATTGACAATAGTGCAGTCACAGGTGTAAACACAGTGTCCGAACTGGCAACCCTTTGCTATGACTTACTAGGACACTCACCCGGTGATGGTGGCGATAAATTTATGAGTTTAAGATATTCATGGTTGAAggaaaattttgagtatttaccaAGTACTACCATTGAACAGGAGATGTTGTGTACCACTCGAGCATATATAATGTATATGATAGAGGGTGTAGTCATGCCAAATGCAAATAACAACAAGGTCCAGTTGATGTATTTGCCCCTCTTATCTGATTTCTACGCTACCCATTTGTATAGTTGGGGCTCAATAGTACTAGCTACATTGTATCGTGTGCTTTTTCAGATAACAAAGCGTCGTGCCGTGAACATAGGCGGGTGCCTGGTATTGTTGCAGTCCTGGGCGCTTTACCAGATGCCATTCTTGGAATTAGTTACTCACCAAACATATGTCTTCCCACTCGtgaatatttga